Part of the Salinigranum rubrum genome is shown below.
CGGTCTCGTCGCTCGCGCTGACCGCGTGGGCGATGGTCGTCGGCGCCGTCTGTTCGCACGCGGTGAGCCTCGCGCTGGGCGAACCGCTCGACGTGACCTGGACGCCCGTCGCCGTCGCCGCCGTCGTCTGGCTCGGAACCGTCTCGACCGGCTTCGCGTTCCCGGCGTACTTCGCGCTCATCCGGGAGGCCGGGCCGGTGAGGGCGAACCTCGTCGCCTACGTGGTTCCCATCGTCGCCGCCGTCTCCGGCGCGCTCGTCCTCGGGGAGTCCATCGCCGTGACGACCGCCGTGGGCTTCCTCGTCGTGCTCTGTGGGTTCGCGTTGCTCGAACACGAGGCGCTCCGGCGGGACGTGCGGGAGGCGCTGGACCGGGACCGGACGGCAGACCGATGAGACCGGTCGTCCGATAAGACCGGATAAGACCGGTCGTCCGATAAGACCGGATAAGACCGGTCGTCCGATAAGACCGGATAAGACCGGTCGTGGATCAGGCCGCGTTCCACGGCGCCGACGGGAAGTCGACGATCCGCTCCTCTCGACCGGCGAGGCCGTCGATTCGCTCGACCTCCTCGCTCGACAGGTCGAGGTCCATCGCCGCGAGGTTGTCGCGGATGTGCTCGGGCGAGGCCGCCTTCGGGATGGGGACGACGTTCTCCTTCGACGCGAGCCACGCCAGCGACACCTGCGCCGCGGTGGCGTCGTGGGCTTCGGCGACCTCCTGGAGGACGGGCACGTCCGCGACCTGGTTGCGGGCGATGGGGCAGTACGCGACGAGGTAGTGGTCGTGTTCCTTAGCCAACTGGTGCAGGTCGCGCTGCTGGAGCAGCGGGTGCATCTCGACCTGGTGGGCGAACAGGTCGCGGTCGAGGCGCTCGATGGCCTCCTCCAACTGGGAGGGCAGGAAGTTCGAGAGACCGACCTCGCGAACGACGCCGTCGTCGACGAGGTCGTCGAGGGCGGGGAGCGTCTCCTCGGGGTCGTACGCGTCGGTCGGCCAGTGGACGTACAGCAGGTCGATGGCGTCGAGACCGAGACGGTCGCGG
Proteins encoded:
- a CDS encoding aldo/keto reductase; translation: MSLELPDIGLGTYRMTDRDECASAVETALDVGYRHVDTAQMYDNESFVGEGLANAFDAGEVGRDDVVVATKLDTDNTGYDDAVSTARESRDRLGLDAIDLLYVHWPTDAYDPEETLPALDDLVDDGVVREVGLSNFLPSQLEEAIERLDRDLFAHQVEMHPLLQQRDLHQLAKEHDHYLVAYCPIARNQVADVPVLQEVAEAHDATAAQVSLAWLASKENVVPIPKAASPEHIRDNLAAMDLDLSSEEVERIDGLAGREERIVDFPSAPWNAA